A section of the Epinephelus moara isolate mb chromosome 3, YSFRI_EMoa_1.0, whole genome shotgun sequence genome encodes:
- the nrip1b gene encoding nuclear receptor-interacting protein 1, whose translation MTHGEEPGPETHKDSAVLTYLEGLLMHPVVAGPGATASGRSEAARSNQEQSDEVGGPFQLPNHGPTAPKAGTNGPTLGSSQHLKKARLLRSGAWNDPGNQRMSSPPIELNGQGGGLQNGTLEGSPHAGESTLLASLLQSFSSRLQSVAMSQHSNKPPSECSSPSKAPPADKEPLPVYGTASSRLKGLMRKSKLQNHTNTPYSRRGHNQDRPPESPRSAHSATPPSAPTTAESVSCAERLKAVANMVKIRSSPAPSPKPSVACSQLALLLSSEAHLQQYSREHALKAQLSGRSASERLAAMANQQHGPDKRPPSVGGTLPGAPDTLNSLTAQNGMAITTTITTTLPRMALSSPHSPSLLRGHSQSSPTTPPHAPNPTQSQQPREKRGFDSRPTRPPQTCSSLLLLLLNNHNNQKPLTKNGHLEDSCGILQQSGSSSVTSDSECSTQERSLTKDSSDAESSYSSCSPIDLSMRSRASTQDTGPKTTTTSSSSSSSTATLSSSAIVFSSAPATFSPQASAQPSTTTFSPSSTVVSSVSTAVSSSSSSSISTSSLDKLTESLINKWKPEPSETKVCKNKEPEMSPDLRSHSKVTLMQLLLERRNNEMVNKSVGNQDLPLDITMATMSRDQPKGFLPWEETRTKSPIEGPVAPAQPLYSLGCDPSGALSPYSYPSPHVQSSPLDLCKSKAFPAEKASEPAFSASKLLQNLAQCGTASFSPPIPSSKGLGQELDASRPLALLERLNAPIHRTTTTPLSDGPSDSGTPFSQKEPSPPSSQIENLLERRTVLQLLLGTGSANVTVTRKDRPSGSGRRSVEVAGGGYEKSPGASIICDSSNGTPLDVKVKTEEVGPSSAMFEDLSGRKRPSSHEKNNPRSDSQQDLKTEPRPTEVIAKYGLLSQLLKQQTATYYTSSVPQAETQPRQVKEEQREYPSPSPKKRRFCSEGTERLNNTISPRAVGSGDMNNFPSSAAQEEPGQQMSVKEEEAPPSENLTRESRGFNVLKQLLLSDNCLKELSQQPQGTPSPSVLQANGKANGSILSQPVHNHSFLHLPGWHPHGSLNSGLPSNLRPPPTPPAGDSPVRPSWSRHPAPWPVTQKCPPTLVKQEPESPVRWSSQENEEEEGCDSNLDSPRLSRSNPILYYMLQKGSIQLRKEMRDQADGTQSVVRVKEEPISDMHAYEHSLSSIPQSPNHNDKHSHESQRLSQS comes from the coding sequence ATGACTCATGGGGAGGAGCCTGGCCCTGAGACACACAAGGATTCAGCTGTTCTAACTTATCTGGAAGGTTTACTGATGCATCCAGTGGTGGCCGGGCCCGGGGCCACGGCAAGTGGAAGGTCTGAGGCTGCCCGCAGCAACCAGGAGCAGAGTGATGAGGTGGGTGGGCCTTTCCAACTACCCAACCATGGCCCCACTGCTCCTAAGGCTGGAACCAATGGGCCCACACTAGGTTCTTCGCAGCATCTGAAGAAGGCCCGCCTACTGCGCTCTGGAGCCTGGAACGATCCAGGGAACCAGAGGATGAGTTCACCCCCAATAGAGCTGAATGGCCAAGGGGGAGGTCTGCAAAATGGAACACTAGAGGGATCTCCACATGCTGGTGAGAGCACCCTTTTGGCTTCCCTGCTTCAGTCATTCAGCTCGCGGCTTCAGAGTGTTGCAATGTCTCAGCATTCTAATAAACCTCCCAGTGAGTGTTCCTCTCCCTCCAAGGCACCACCTGCAGACAAAGAGCCACTTCCTGTGTATGGGACAGCGTCAAGCCGCCTCAAGGGCCTAATGAGGAAGAGCAAACTTCAAAATCACACTAACACACCTTACAGTCGCCGGGGACATAATCAAGACAGACCCCCAGAATCACCCCGGTCAGCACACAGTGCTacacctccctctgctcctACAACTGCTGAATCAGTGTCCTGTGCGGAGCGTCTGAAGGCAGTGGCCAACATGGTGAAAATCCGCTCTAGTCCAGCTCCTTCACCCAAGCCCAGTGTGGCCTGCAGTCAACTGGCCCTGCTGCTGTCCAGTGAAGCTCATCTCCAGCAGTACTCCAGAGAGCATGCACTAAAAGCCCAGCTCTCAGGAAGATCTGCCAGCGAGAGACTAGCTGCCATGGCAAACCAGCAGCATGGCCCGGACAAAAGGCCCCCCAGTGTGGGAGGGACTCTGCCTGGAGCCCCAGACACACTAAACTCCTTAACAGCCCAAAATGGAATGGCAATAACGaccacaataacaacaacactcCCTCGGATGGCCCTGTCCAGTCCACACAGCCCCTCTTTGCTGCGTGGCCACAGCCAAAGCTCCCCAACTACTCCCCCACATGCTCCAAACCCCACTCAAAGCCAACAACCTAGGGAGAAGAGAGGCTTTGACTCACGTCCAACTCGCCCCCCCCAGACATGCAGCAGCTTGCTACTGCTTCTACTTAACAACCACAACAACCAGAAGCCGCTGACCAAGAATGGGCACCTGGAGGACAGCTGTGGCATTCTGCAGCAAAGCGGCTCCTCTTCAGTCACATCGGACAGCGAGTGTTCCACCCAGGAGAGAAGCCTGACCAAGGACAGCAGTGACGCAGAGAGTTCCTACTCGAGTTGCTCTCCCATTGACCTCTCCATGCGAAGCCGAGCCAGTACACAAGACACAGGGCCCAAAACTACCAccacttcttcctcctcctcctcttccaccgCTACCCTCTCTTCTTCAGCCATAGTGTTTTCCTCCGCCCCAGCCACATTCTCTCCACAAGCTTCTGCTCAACCCTCCACCACAACCTTTTCACCATCCTCTACTGTTGTATCCTCTGTTTCCACAGCTGtttcttcatcttcatcctcctctaTCTCTACCTCCTCCCTGGACAAACTAACTGAATCTTTAATAAACAAGTGGAAGCCAGAGCCATCAGAAACAAAGGTGTGCAAGAACAAGGAGCCTGAAATGAGCCCAGACCTAAGATCACACTCTAAGGTCACACTCATGCAGCTTCTCCTTGAGCGCAGAAATAATGAGATGGTTAATAAAAGCGTGGGTAACCAGGATTTACCACTTGATATTACTATGGCCACCATGTCTCGAGACCAACCAAAGGGTTTCCTGCCATGGGAGGAGACCAGGACAAAAAGCCCCATAGAAGGACCTGTAGCCCCAGCCCAGCCCCTCTACTCACTTGGCTGTGACCCTAGTGGTGCACTATCCCCATACTCCTACCCCTCCCCCCACGTTCAGTCCAGCCCATTGGATTTGTGTAAGTCTAAAGCCTTCCCTGCTGAGAAGGCTTCAGAGCCTGCCTTCAGTGCCAGCAAACTGTTACAAAATCTGGCTCAGTGTGGCACAGCTTCTTTCTCCCCACCCATTCCCTCCAGCAAAGGGCTGGGTCAGGAGCTTGATGCTAGCAGGCCCCTTGCTCTATTGGAAAGGCTCAATGCTCCAATCCACAGGACCACTACCACTCCACTCTCAGATGGACCCTCAGACAGTGGCACACCTTTTAGTCAGAAGGAACCTTCTCCTCCTTCATCACAGATTGAGAACCTTCTAGAGAGGCGCACTGTGCTTCAGCTCCTGCTAGGAACAGGCTCGGCTAATGTCACAGTCACCCGTAAAGATAGGCCCAGTGGCAGTGGCAGGAGGAGTGTGGAGGTTGCAGGTGGGGGCTATGAGAAGAGCCCTGGTGCCTCTATCATTTGTGACAGCTCCAATGGGACCCCTTTGGATGTAAAAGTCAAAACTGAGGAGGTGGGACCGTCTTCAGCCATGTTTGAGGACTTAAGTGGCAGGAAGAGACCCAGTAGCCATGAAAAGAATAACCCCCGCTCAGATTCTCAGCAGGACTTAAAAACAGAACCACGGCCCACAGAGGTCATAGCTAAATATGGCCTCCTCAGCCAGCTGCTTAAACAACAGACTGCTACTTACTATACCAGTTCTGTTCCTCAGGCTGAGACACAGCCCAGACAGGTTAAAGAGGAACAGAGGGAGTATCCGAGCCCCAGTCCTAAGAAGAGACGATTCTGCTCTGAAGGGACTGAGAGGTTGAATAATACCATCTCTCCAAGAGCAGTGGGCAGTGGTGACATGAACAATTTTCCGTCTTCTGCTGCTCAGGAAGAGCCTGGCCAGCAGATGAgtgtgaaggaggaggaggctccACCAAGTGAAAACCTCACCAGAGAGAGTCGGGGCTTCAATGTGCTCAAACAACTGCTGCTCTCTGACAACTGCCTGAAGGAGCTGTCCCAGCAACCCCAAGGGACTCCCAGTCCTTCTGTACTACAGGCTAATGGCAAGGCCAATGGCAGCATACTCAGTCAGCCTGTCCATAATCACAGCTTCCTCCACCTGCCCGGCTGGCACCCGCATGGTTCCCTCAACTCAGGGCTTCCGAGTAATCTCAGACCACCGCCCACCCCTCCTGCAGGTGACAGTCCTGTCCGCCCCTCCTGGAGCCGCCACCCAGCTCCATGGCCAGTTACTCAAAAATGTCCCCCTACTCTAGTCAAACAGGAGCCTGAGAGCCCTGTGAGGTGGAGTAGTCAGgagaatgaggaggaggagggttgtGACTCAAACCTGGACTCTCCACGACTCTCGCGCTCCAACCCCATCCTGTATTACATGTTGCAGAAGGGTAGCATTCAGCTGAGGAAGGAGATGCGGGATCAGGCAGACGGAACCCAGTCTGTGGTCAGAGTTAAAGAAGAGCCAATCAGTGACATGCATGCTTATGAACACAGTTTGAGCTCCATCCCGCAATCTCCGAACCACAATGACAAGCACAGCCATGAGAGCCAGAGGCTGAGCCAATCTTAG